The Grus americana isolate bGruAme1 chromosome 5, bGruAme1.mat, whole genome shotgun sequence region gggggggggctctgtgAGGAGGGGGCCGTCGGACAACCGTCGGCGCTTGGCGAGATCCCTGTCAGGGGCGGGAAGCACCGTCTGACCCTCTCAAAGCCTTCGGGAGCGTTTGAAGGGGTAGCTGTGGCACACAGCTGCCGTCCTGATACCCCCCCGGCCCGCAGGTACCTGTACTCCAGCGgcaggctccagccctggctgccgcTTTCACGAAAAACTCCCCCTAAGCCCAATTGTCCCGTCCTGCCGGCGCGGACGGAGCCCCAGGGATGGCGGGGGGGAAGCACCCGCCCGGGTGAAACTGTTCCTCCACACACCCgtttcaacaggaaaaaaaagtgaggggAAAACAAGTCactcctgaaataaaatatacacaATTCCAACTGTATTTAAGTCACATGCGTGGAATATCTCAACCAGAGTATAAAACATGGAAACCCTTAGTCAGAAGCAAGTGCTTTGCGTTTATTGCTGCAGTGCTGAAGTAAAGGGGGTTTTGCTTCTAGTAATTACCAACAAGTTGTTTATTTCATTGACATTTAAAGCCTTCAcaatagtttaaaatatttaaattattgctGTTCTACATAGCCAGAAGGTTTGGATGTGTGAAGCCAAACATACGTGTTGTTAATGACATGGAAATGCATCTTCTCTGTATTACTTTTAACAGTTTACTTAACTTTTTGCTACACAAGTGCAAATAAACATACAATTGCTGTTTTTCCAAAGTATTCAAAATTAGGTGCTAATTTGTCAAGTATAAGGTGTCCTACTTGAAACGTATACATAGTTCAGACAAAGATTCAAAGTAACACAGATCCACATATATTTGAACAACATAATAAtcccaacattttttaaatgcagctgaaTATTAACTGTTATCACAGAAGCAGACAAAATAGATCCTCCCTTACTACTCACTTATAAGACTGTTTCTTCCTTAGAAAGACAAAGCTcctaaaaatctatttaaaagtGTAATGTAAGCCATAAATGTTGTGGACCTTTTTGTTGtcttaaatgttatttaaaaaaagttatagtGCGTTAatagtcacagaaaaaaatattatctagACTTGATTTAAACAGtgaatatatttgaaaagattGGGCCAGCAACTGCTTATGGAGCAGATGTGGCCTACTAGAAAGCATATGAAACGCAAGCTGATTTTCAAGCACAGAGGATCATGAAAGTCTTTCAAGTTCTTGAAATCCTGGACTAGCATCTCCAGTGTATTTAACAGTTCAGTCCATTTTTCCAGTGACCTTCACAGCTGCAAATTCTGAATTTCCAGATAAGCTCTAGCTATGAAGAATCAGTACCTAGCATGCTATTAAATATACCCTGCACATCACAGATCTTCCATTCAAATGTATCATATCCTGTACACGTATTCATTTCATTCACAGGGTCGGCAGaaacagcagccagcacagctttgcAGGATGCTTCAAACTTTGGAGCCCTGAAAACGGGGAAGTTTTCTACTGCATGATACAGACAATTCAGCAGAACACTGCTTCCCGCCACTTGTAAAGTGCTCTTTGGAATTAGATATAGTCTACACTACAAGGTAATTGGTTGCATTTATAGCTGCAGAATTGTTATGAAATGCTTGGGCCTTTCAGTTGTTGTTTGCTTGATAGGGAATGATGGAGTTCAGGCCTactaaagaagaaacaaaatgtatcTTTGTGCAGCTTATGCAGGTCAATAAAGCGATGGAGCAATCAATAGGATACTTAAAAAAAGCAGACTAGACTACAAACTTTGGCTGTTATTTTAAactttggtgttatttttagaaccgatgaaactatttttaatattaaattctaATTTGGAAATGGTTTTAGGCTTTGTGCTAAGTCAGCAAGCCAACAGGTACTATAttatttgttaaattaattaaatcaggaaaaaggcaaatggTATTTCTACAAAGAAAGGTCCTCCCTCAGGTGTAATATCAAggacagcaacaaaaaaactgACTCTGAGCCAATAGCAAATCTCCTAAAATTAGGGTTTCATGCAACAGCTCTGTACACTAGAAGCATGCCAAACAGCACATTTGCAATTCTTTGGGGCAAGAGTGATccctttgaaagcaaaatttgacCCTTCAATTTTATTATAGTGAACCTACAGCTATTTGTGTCCTGATGTCTGCGCTGTAATCATTCAAGTTTTAAACTTAGTAGCACAGACTTACAAGCACTGATTACTATAGCTTCTACGCTATAAAGTCTGCAATGCTATAAAATTAGTAGCATAATTCCCTGTGGCAAATTATTCCATTATTGCCTCATAAGCCACCTTCTGCAGCATCTGATCCGAGCCCTGATCCACACACCACACTATTGCTCCAGTCTACCAATTTCTCTGCTCCCCCATCAGCTTCTCAAAGGCAACTCCTGgcctttttttaatccaaggGGGATGGAGGAATACATTCTGTAAGGGACTTCATATagggaaacaaaataaagatgttaTCCTTATGGGCCATTCACTCTTCCATTTGTAAAGGAGAGAGTTCTGCATACAACACATTACATGCCTAGAAAGAAATCagtagggaaaagaaaagagttgCTGAGTGCACCACACTGCTGACAGGGGTGTTAAACTTCCAGCTGCTTGCCCATCTTGCTGAGGGCATCGCTGACAATGTCCAGCTCGTGACGTAGCTCATTCACCACGCTGGCAATGCTCTTCGTGTCTTTCAGGATCTGCACGCTTTGAGTATATGGATTGTACTTCACACCAAATGGGCGCTTGATGGTTTTTGCAAACTCTCTATTCAAGTAAAAAAAGAGAGTcataaacaaaacacaaatgcatCCTCTGTGTGCTGTCAGTGTCAATAACCGCTTTTCTAAACTacttactttctttaaaatagttgTAATTGTTATATAGTTCATCATCTTTCCCACCCAGTACGTGGAAGACCAAGCAAATACTAATCTCGACTTTCCAACCCCATGAAAGGTAATTATAAAATTGTGATAAGAATAAAAGGGTTTGGTGCTGCTACTGAGACACACATGAAATCAAACCTGCTTCtataaaacagggaaaaaaaatctgtacctcatcttctcttttgcttcttcaaaactttcagaaacaaagtAAACCTCCTGGAAAGTTGTAATGAGGCATTCTTGCTTGCAGGTGACCTTTGGATCAAAAGGCTTGACCTTGGCACTGCCAGAGAGTGAGTGCTGGTAACATAATGTGTTATCATGTGTCAGAGGAACATCACCACCCAAGGAATCCACAAGGAAGATGACATGAGGTagagtgaataaaaaaaaaaattaaaaaatgaagtgagaCCATATTTAGTGCATTgcttcttaaatttttttctgcagatgaaCAGCAGTTAAAGCTTAACAAACGAAGTAACTCTGAACAGTCATATTCTGCCAATCTGAGTCAAAAAAAGGGATTCCTCAGACAGGAGGCTCATGTGTAGACAACAGCAGTATTTTCAGAATCTGGTTAAACCAGCAGagctttattctgaaaatagtTACTTGGAATCTAATGTTAAGAAATACCAGTCATCTAATGCTTCCTGCAAAAGACATGCTCAGCATATATCCAAAAGCTGACCGTCCAGTAATTATTGCCACAGTCAATTTGCTTAAAGTCTAGTAGGTATCTAagagttttcaaaagaaatatttttagaattcaTAAAAAAACCAAGGCAAATCAGGGACAATAATAATCAGgtacaaacaaagaaaagaggCAAATAAGCAGTAGGTATTCCCACCTTGAGCTCACTAATCGAGGAAAGCAAGCCAGCCCCATAAACTCGTAGCTGTCCCTCTTGCTTGCACAAGCCAAACTCTACAGTGAAGAAGTAGCACTGAAACAAAGAAGGGAGTAAAATAATTCGACCTTCAGCAAAGACGCTGTGGTGAACTAGACGAGGGAATTTCTATTTGTAGGTAGCATCAAACAGTTGCAAACAGCAGACAGTCATCACTTGGTTATCCTTCTCAGGTATTCAAAGAGGAGGGAAGCCAGAAGAATAGAACAGTGAAGAACCACAGGAGTGCATGTTTCTCATAAGAAAGATTGCCATTATAGATTACCCAGCTAGGCTAGAAGCTGTTCATATTAGAAGGACCATTGAGATGTAAATCTGTTTTAAGACATACTGTCATGACTTGACAGCTTCAGCTTAAAAGAAACACTGGATGGAGAGGTGAAAACATCAGCCCACTACAGTTACTTTCTCATTTGCTTAGTGGCCTGTAACATTAAAGATGTTTAGTTTGCTGGATTTCAGGATTTCTGCAGGTATATGGGGAAGAACGCTATTTTCATAGGTGGCTTAATTCTGCTCCCACTGAAGGTAGTAGAAATTTTACCACTAGGTACACTAGGTggggaaacaaaattaaaaaataaaataaaataaaatcagcaaacCAGTTCTTTCATAACTGGCatcaattattttttgtctaactttaattttcatcttaaaatatttttgccaaaGCATCCAGAAACTGATGTCCAGGAAATAAGAttaatttacattattttaatttcttggctGAAAAGTATCTAATGCTAGTGCTCACCACATCTGATGAAAACACCATATCATTTCAATTCATTCTACACATTAAATAAATagattacttttaaaatcattgAATCATGTTCTCAGAagtaaaaagattttgtttggaAGAACAGACCATAGAATTTCAATCTGGAAGAAGTGATCTTCCACCAGAAGTTGCATCCTTACTTGGCAGCCAAGTGAAGAAAAACACCAATCACGTCAAccttcaaatgtattttttcctgttatagAAAATTGTTACATGCTCTAAAAGCCAAGAACCAGTGATACAGATAGGTTCAGCAGCTGGTGTGGCTAATGCTAATATGAACCTCCAAATTTATTTGATGGAGTGGGATCAGCCTAGTAAAGCACGAAGCTCTTTATGGGATCACCAGACATTGAAACACTCACTGTTGCCAGTTTTTGGACAGCCTCATCTGATGCCCCAAGTGACGCAAGACCAATTTCCTGGGAGAACTGAGCAAAACTGGGTTCAGCCAAAAGAGGGACATGGCCTAGGAGCTCATGGCAGGTatcactggaaaaagaaacaaaacaagaaatctCATTATTTGCCTTTGTGGTAGAGTGAAAAAGCAGCACCACTGAACAGATACGATGTCTTGCGTTATGCTATTTAATatccaaaagacagaaaagtgtCAATTATGTTTCACTGAAAGCAATTGAGCAGGTCACACCAGCTCTACATAAGGACATAAACTCAGATTTTCAAATGTCTAAAATTAAGATCTGAGCTCCACATTTATGAGGCAATTGAATATTAAATTAACACTGCACACAATGACATCAGTAAGAGCTCTCCAATAACATGCTgtacttttgaaaatcccataCTTATGAAGGTGGCACATGAGCATGCTAAAACTTCATTACATTCAGCATGAAGGCTGAGTCTTCAGCGccttaaaaaataagttttcttgcTGGTGTTCTCAAACAGCTTTTAAGTAGTTTGGCTCTGGACAGCAAGATTCAAAACTCACTCTCTCTCAAATTCTACCCCAAGATTAAATGACTCACGGCTCCGGTGTATAGAGAGGGTCCGAGCTGTGTCTAACATATTGAGTGCAGTGAAAAACTCTGAATGCTAATCCTGCCAAGAAGTCTCTGGGCGATAGATATCCAGCAACGGGGCGAATGGTGAAACCTGTGCGCTCTGAAAAGGAACGGAGAAATCGTACATTAGTTTAATGTAGAATTGCACAGCATTCTCACCTTTCCTGCTACAACTCGGGTAAAAGCCACAGCACAATCTTGGCTCAAGAGCCTGTCGGAAAACTCAACATGATTAGAAAAATTAGGCCTAAGCTTGAGAATCAccaacatttaataaaaatgtcccTACCTCTGTATAGGTGGATTTCCTACGATTTCATGCCTTTTTATGTAAGAAAATTAGCATGTTACCTTTCAGGAAGCGGGACACATCTTCCAGCTGGGGGATATTGTCTTCTCTGTACCCACAGTATTTGGTGAGCAAGGGTAAGTTTTTAAGGTACTCTCTACAGGCATGAGTTGGGTAAAGCTTGTTAAGCTCTCGGTAAACAGTCCCCCAAGTCTTGATCTCCTCCTCAGTGAATTCAATCTTGGGAACTGGGTCACCACtacaagaagaggaaaaaagaacattcCTTGGTAAATGACTAATAACAGATGACTCATTTAcctactattattatttaacaTCTGTATGGCTGTGACACCTGGTCAGGGTCTATGCCCAGGAGAGCTTATAGTCAAAGGGCTTGCTCTCTTTTCAACCTAAATCAACTCACAGGAATCTTTGCATTGACCTCACTGAAGCCTGAAAGCTTTGGTTCTGTAAACAGTTTCTTAAGTGTTTAATGTCAAGAGTAACGTTTAAAATACCTGCATAACCTTTACTGCTTCAGAAGCTGAGAAACATTCTTTTCCCTGCTGGGCTTCGCTGTCTGCAATTATTTTCCATTAcctttttgatttgttttagaaaaagagaattcCCTAAATTAACACCACATTGCATGGAAGCAGCTAAATATACACATTAGGTAAAAATCATACTTCTATGCAGAGGAGACAAGTGTCTGAACCTATTTATTGTAGTCCATCTCTACTATTTAGCCCTTAGGATCTTAATTAAAGTGGATTATAGCTAGGGTGGGACCTAAAGCCCATTGAGAGCAATGGGAGTGTTACACTGAGCTTCCACTGCCAGCCAGGGAACCAGCATGGCAGATGCTTTCCTACGGGAATCTCTCTGTTAACAATATATTAACAGTAACCAGCTCTGTGCTGTGGTAACTGGTTGCATTAATACACAGTGCAATAGAGCTGTAGATACCCACCATTTCTAGGTCATTTCCAATTGAGGAACTTGGCATCTAAATTCAAGCAGGCAACAGCAACGTGAAAAATCATGTTTAGCAAGAATTTACAGCAGTGGGCTATGAAACTCTTACTGCCTTAAGAGCTCCCACCCACCAAGCAGCATCTCTAAAGACAGAAACtcttaaagtttcttttcacagaaaatttcttATCTACACATCACATGCACTAGTTTGAACCAGAAAGGGAAACTCAAGCATTAACATTTGCCCAGAGAGTTTACACTCAGTGGTCAAGGGGCTATATGCTGGGTTGTGCCTCCCCTCTCTCGCCTTTGCAAAGGAGGCCATTCTGCCCTAGCCAAGTCAGTATGTCCCGGCACAGGCAGCTGTGCAACATGCATTGTTCACCCTCTTCCTTTGTTGCACCCACATCCAGAAAAGCAGGGAGGGACGACCAAGTCCAAATGCAGCACGCTGCaggaagcccacactggaatCACTGACCATCTGAAGATCAGCAGGTGCCATTAATGGCCGAGCAACCACGAGCAGATCCTCAGACTGATCAGAGGCCCGTGGGGCTGGAAGATGACCTAGATCTACCTTTTAAGCTTGTCTTACATCTCCCTCCATTTTACCCCTCCAGCTCCAATTCCTGAGCCAAGCATATCTCAGCAAGATTTGAGCCCAGGGAAGCTGAGCTCCTGCCAGTCCACTCTGCTGTTATTTCTAGGCACGCGGAACGGTTTTTCTGGAAGCAGTCAAGCTTACTGTTTGTAGTTCATAGCCAGGTCTGCAAAATACTTTCGCCTCTTGCGATAGACATTGTCTTTGAAACCCtgacagggagaaggaaaaaaacaaagttaaatgAGTTTCCAAGCTGTAgtaaataaattcatttaaaacaagacacttgaaatttcttcagttggaaaatataaaagtatGCTGTGTAAGAATGAGAGGACAGGGCAGGAACCTCATAGCTGTAGTCTGAAATGTTTAATAACTATGAACTAAGCAAATACTCCAATTCAAAGTAAGGATTAGAAGTTTTATGTATGCAAATACATATTTAGTTGACAAGGATTAATTTCAGTCACATCAGTATTTATACAAACTTTGTTACTTGCTTGATTATTCTAAATTACAGAACAAATTGCCCATTTGCACTGCCCAAGTATCAATTTGTTTGCTCCAATTATagtaaggaagaaagaaagaggaggaaccAAGAACCAAGCCTGCCtcacaacagctttttttttttttaatttgtatgcGACCACTCAGGGCCCAGCCCCGGAGCCCTTGCACAAGTAAGCCTTACAGAAAGGCACAGGAGCCAAATTCAGTGATGTGCTTGcctgaactagaaaaaagacatgAAACCTCCAAGAGAAGGTGCTCAGACCCACAGAGGCGCCATTGAGGgcaagaagaggaaggaggaaaagctgcaatttttttttaaagtaagctCCACAAAGTACATTTTCACTAAGGATTGggcatggggggaaaaatacTTACTGGATGGTCAGCATCCAAATCGGACCCGTACATCAGCACTCGATTTGCACACTTATCCAAATCTGAGATCTTCTTCGGAAACCAGGGAACATTCTCCATGTCTAGGGAACGCATGGAATCCACAAAGTTATTAATAACGCCAAGCATGCTGAGGGAGGAAACGCTACTTTCAAGTACGGCTATGGTGGTTACAAGCACAATCTATAAATTAAAAGGGTCATGAATAAGACAAGGGAGTCCACTGCCTATCTGGCACCAGCCTACAGCTCACACTTCCTCCTCTGTCACTGCCACAGTCTGCCTACAGAGCACAGCCAGCTCCGAAGCGTCCAGGGGAGGAAACAGTTAATATGGGTTAACTGTAACTACTATTAGAGTAGCATCTCGAGGCTCCCACTGAGGCAAGGCTTCCTTGTCCATGCTGTTGTGTGAAGCTTCTAGGGTACAAAGTATGCAAAGGAGCAGAGGAGTGATTTGCCCATGGTCCCTGAGCAGGAGCAGGTTCGAGTTCTCCCATCCTGCTTTACTGACCGTGGGAAATAAACGTTGCTCTGTGGTTACGTACCTCAGAACCATCCAGCTTTGCTGAGGGGTTTGTGGGGGAAAAGGACAATAAGAAGGCCCTGCAGCCTTAGAGAGATGCATCATTACAGCTTTGCTACTaacttgtttgggtttttttgtttttttttttttagtccaaGAGATTTAATACCCAAGCTCTTGGCAGAGCAGTTAATACACTGTTTTTCTGCCCAGATGCtctttggttttcttaaaaAGGGCAGGGGGAGTGTTTAGATTGAAAGTCCCCTTACTTAGGGGTAAAGTCAGCTGTTTTTATCCAAAAGACACCAGATCTCACCTTCCCCTACCTACCAGCCTGTACCAAGCACAGTGGCTGAGAAATACATGGGACCGACTTCCTGCTGCCCTGAACTTTAGGCATCTCTTTAACTAGAAGCAAAGGTAAACGAGATGTGAAGTATCCTAAAGTTAGAAGGACCTCTTTCACACTAACCGGTTTTGATGAAAAGCGGCAAAGAGAAACTTAAATGAAGAGCTACACGAGGAAATTACAAAATCCATCTCCCGCTCTCACCAGTGTCCAAAGTGAACTGGTATATGTCAGTATTATACCTCTGTCAGAACGGTGTATGGGCCCTAGCCAAGCCCTGCATTCAGACTTTGCCTGTGCGCCGGCCTGCACGGGTGCGGGGACTCCCATTGATGCCAGCTGTGCTGTGCCGAGAATGGACAGGAGCGCAGATATCAGACATGCAATTTGCACCATCCTGACACAGCCTGTATTCCCAGGTGACACCGGCCAATGCAGCCCTGCTCACGTCACCCAAACGACACTCATTCACAACTCAGAAGCATAAACCTGGTAGCTACTGATTGAAAACACTACACAAATGCAGATGTGGACACCATAAAAAGATTTCAAACCAACACGTTAAGAAGTGCATTTTCATCAGAACTGCCTTTCATCCTTACCATCTTCCTGGACATTGAAATGCTCTGTCGGGTTCATAGAGACAAAGTTGACATGGGATTTCAGGAGCTGGAAGATCTCATTCAGTTGTTCCCTGTTACTGTCACAGTCCACAAAGATCTCAAACTCAGAATTGCGTCTCTTGGATTTCCGTGACTCAATGTGTACCAGGTTTACATGCTTCTCCTGTTTTGTAAGAAGTAATGTTTTCAAACAGATTAACTAAAAACAATTGGCTAAAACCTAAAATTTGGTtttcaaatgaatattttattgccATGGAATATTCACCACCTTTGtgaagctattttatttaattggATCTCTTGATAGCAGTTTGCTTATTggaaggggccggggggggggtgatttggtttttaaaagcctcctattcaggagaaaatgaaagagaaccTGTGTTCTTTCAATTTCATTTACATTCAGGAAGCACAGAAAGACACAGTCAGGAGGTTTAAATTCAtagacctttttctttcatccctcCCATAGGAAACTGATTAGCAGCTGAGTCTGGGGAAATTCACCAAAATGCCAATCAAGTCACCATATCATTATCTCACAAGCAAGCAAGGCATTTAAAAGCAGTAGTTTTCAGGGCATAAATgtcacttttctttcatttgaaaaattatttaatcatATGTCTTATATCAGGAACATAGAGAAAACCCCAGGCAAAGGCATGCAGGGCCGGAAGACAGAGCACAGTGGCACTATGCATATTCCTTGCACAAGATCTGCCCAGCAATCGAAGGAGTTCATTCTATGAGTGCAGTTGTGCAATTGCAGTTCCTCTGTCACCCTCAGTCCAGCTAGGCAGGGTGACAAGGGCACCGGACTCAACCCAGTGTGGGTTGGCACCCCAAGTGTCTACCTGCCATTGGCAGGAGCTTCCGACCAACCTCTTATATGCAGGAGAAATAATGAGTGCCAATCCTCTTGtcatgaggggaaaaaacaaaactttctcAATCTTTAGTAGGTGCAGATGACAcgttttctgaagatttttagCCAGCCAGCATCTAATTTCTGAGGCATAAATTTGCCTCTGTGGGTATTTTTTGGTACAAAGTGGGAGTCACGTTAGGAATCAAATCCTTAATCAATGGATGTAATGAATTGTAATGTGATCCAAAACTATccttacaatttaaaaatacagagctgCTGTAACAATGTGATTATTAAATACCTGAAAgagttttaatgcttttacaAGTCCTCCGACTTCATTgttcaaggaaaaaattatggctgttcttcctctttcagaTGCATGGTCTTCATTCTCTTTATTATCTTCAATCATCATGTAATTTGACTTATTTAACTAAATGCAAAcatacaaaaagattttttttatggctAGTAGTGCAAAAAGTATAAagttttacatttcagtttgtCTTGGGGTACTATTGTGCTTTGACTGATCAACCACAAAAGGAAAAGTGCCAATTAAATCATTACA contains the following coding sequences:
- the TPH1 gene encoding tryptophan 5-hydroxylase 1 isoform X1 codes for the protein MHPAPRRGGSLEAAPCPREAASQLNKSNYMMIEDNKENEDHASERGRTAIIFSLNNEVGGLVKALKLFQEKHVNLVHIESRKSKRRNSEFEIFVDCDSNREQLNEIFQLLKSHVNFVSMNPTEHFNVQEDDMENVPWFPKKISDLDKCANRVLMYGSDLDADHPGFKDNVYRKRRKYFADLAMNYKHGDPVPKIEFTEEEIKTWGTVYRELNKLYPTHACREYLKNLPLLTKYCGYREDNIPQLEDVSRFLKERTGFTIRPVAGYLSPRDFLAGLAFRVFHCTQYVRHSSDPLYTPEPDTCHELLGHVPLLAEPSFAQFSQEIGLASLGASDEAVQKLATCYFFTVEFGLCKQEGQLRVYGAGLLSSISELKHSLSGSAKVKPFDPKVTCKQECLITTFQEVYFVSESFEEAKEKMREFAKTIKRPFGVKYNPYTQSVQILKDTKSIASVVNELRHELDIVSDALSKMGKQLEV
- the TPH1 gene encoding tryptophan 5-hydroxylase 1 isoform X2 gives rise to the protein MMIEDNKENEDHASERGRTAIIFSLNNEVGGLVKALKLFQEKHVNLVHIESRKSKRRNSEFEIFVDCDSNREQLNEIFQLLKSHVNFVSMNPTEHFNVQEDDMENVPWFPKKISDLDKCANRVLMYGSDLDADHPGFKDNVYRKRRKYFADLAMNYKHGDPVPKIEFTEEEIKTWGTVYRELNKLYPTHACREYLKNLPLLTKYCGYREDNIPQLEDVSRFLKERTGFTIRPVAGYLSPRDFLAGLAFRVFHCTQYVRHSSDPLYTPEPDTCHELLGHVPLLAEPSFAQFSQEIGLASLGASDEAVQKLATCYFFTVEFGLCKQEGQLRVYGAGLLSSISELKHSLSGSAKVKPFDPKVTCKQECLITTFQEVYFVSESFEEAKEKMREFAKTIKRPFGVKYNPYTQSVQILKDTKSIASVVNELRHELDIVSDALSKMGKQLEV